From the bacterium genome, the window GAGAAGAAGCACTTGAGTTTGGGGGGATTTGGCGGCTACTTGGGTTCGGAAGGTTTCGGGGTTGCCGCCGTGTTCGGCGAAGAGCCAGAAGTGGGCGGGGATAGTGCTTTTGGCTTGGCATTTTGCGACGAGGGTGGAGGATTCGTCTTCGGATAGGTTGCCGTATGCGCCATTGATGCAGGGGATGACGATATCGGGCTTAGTGGCGATGATGGGAGACATAAATGTTTCGTTGTAGCCTGTGTCGCCAGTGAAATAGAGGGTATGGTTGGCGAATGTCATCAGAAAACCTACTGCACTGGAGCATAGTTCGCCATGATCCGCTTTTGTAGCTTCAACTTGGATGCTCCCGCATTTATGGATTGCTCCGGAGTAGGTGAGTTTGTAGGCGATCCCCTTGCTGTTCAAAAAATCCTCGCAGCACTCCGGAGCGATGACATGGCAGCCGGGATTGGCCTTTACTAGCGTTTCGAAGCTATCCACATCCAGATGATCCATATGGTCATGGGTTAGGAGCAAATAATCGAAACGCAACTCTTCCGGCAGAATAGGAGCAAGGCTGAGCCGGCGGAAGCCGAACATTCTTTCCACACAATCACTAAGGTACGGATCGATGCAAATGACTTCCCCAGTGGCGAACTTGAATACAAAGCCCGCGCCACCCAGCCAATAGACAATAACGCTG encodes:
- a CDS encoding MBL fold metallo-hydrolase produces the protein MSYNLKDIRSDLPKEGSVIVYWLGGAGFVFKFATGEVICIDPYLSDCVERMFGFRRLSLAPILPEELRFDYLLLTHDHMDHLDVDSFETLVKANPGCHVIAPECCEDFLNSKGIAYKLTYSGAIHKCGSIQVEATKADHGELCSSAVGFLMTFANHTLYFTGDTGYNETFMSPIIATKPDIVIPCINGAYGNLSEDESSTLVAKCQAKSTIPAHFWLFAEHGGNPETFRTQVAAKSPQTQVLLLTPGRGQEI